A window from Mycobacterium saskatchewanense encodes these proteins:
- a CDS encoding MCE family protein, protein MADGGSRRTSVRLAAALLASLIVAFAALTYLSYTAAFASVDTVTVSAPRAGLVMDKGAKVKYRGVQVGKVEAIDYAADQARLTLAISSDDMHFIPSNATVRIAGNTIFGAKSVEFIPPQTPSPTSLRPDAHVAASAVALEVNTLFQSLIDLLHKIDPVELNGTLSALAEGLRGHGDDVGGVLAGLNTLARQANPKLPALQEDFRKTAIVTNSYADAAPDLNTIFDNLPTISRTVVDQKSNLNDTLLATIGLANNAYEAVEPAEQNFVDAINRLRAPLKVAHDYSPELGCLFAGIERGIKEFAPLLGVRKAGLFTSSSFVLGAPAYTYPESLPVVNASGGPNCRGLPDIPTKQTGGSFYRAPFLVTDNANIPYEPFTELQFDAPSTLQFLFHGSFAERDDF, encoded by the coding sequence TTCGCCGCCCTCACTTACCTTTCCTACACAGCGGCTTTCGCCTCGGTCGACACCGTCACCGTGTCGGCTCCCCGCGCGGGCCTGGTGATGGACAAGGGCGCCAAGGTCAAGTACCGCGGCGTTCAGGTCGGGAAGGTCGAGGCCATCGACTACGCCGCCGACCAGGCGCGGTTGACGCTGGCGATCAGCAGCGACGACATGCATTTCATTCCGTCCAACGCGACGGTTCGCATCGCCGGCAACACCATCTTCGGCGCCAAGTCGGTAGAATTCATTCCGCCACAGACCCCTTCGCCGACCTCACTGCGCCCGGACGCGCACGTCGCGGCCTCGGCCGTGGCGCTGGAGGTCAATACGCTGTTCCAGTCCCTGATCGACCTGCTGCACAAGATCGACCCGGTGGAGCTGAACGGGACCCTGAGCGCGCTGGCCGAGGGGCTGCGCGGTCACGGCGACGACGTTGGCGGGGTGCTCGCCGGCCTGAACACTCTGGCGCGTCAGGCTAATCCGAAGCTGCCCGCGCTGCAGGAGGACTTCCGCAAGACCGCGATCGTGACGAACAGCTACGCCGACGCCGCCCCGGACCTCAACACCATCTTCGACAACCTGCCGACGATCAGCAGGACCGTGGTGGACCAGAAGAGCAACCTCAACGACACACTCTTGGCGACGATCGGACTGGCCAACAACGCCTATGAGGCGGTGGAGCCGGCCGAGCAGAACTTCGTCGACGCCATCAACCGGCTGCGGGCCCCGCTCAAGGTGGCCCACGACTATTCGCCGGAACTCGGCTGCCTGTTCGCGGGCATCGAGCGCGGCATCAAGGAATTCGCCCCCCTGCTCGGCGTTCGCAAGGCGGGCCTGTTCACGTCGTCGAGCTTCGTGCTGGGCGCGCCGGCCTACACCTATCCGGAATCCCTGCCGGTCGTCAATGCCTCCGGCGGCCCGAACTGCCGTGGGTTGCCCGATATTCCGACCAAGCAGACCGGCGGCTCGTTCTACCGTGCGCCGTTCCTGGTCACCGATAACGCCAACATCCCGTACGAGCCGTTCACCGAGTTGCAGTTCGACGCGCCCTCGACGCTGCAGTTCCTGTTCCACGGCTCCTTCGCGGAAAGGGACGACTTCTGA
- a CDS encoding virulence factor Mce family protein: MSNNPKRERDPLRTGIFGVVLVVCVVLIAFGYASLPFFPQGKTYEAYFSDAGGIKGGNSVYVSGFKVGKVQSVSLAGDSAKVTFNVDRHVVIGDQSLAAIRTDTILGERSISVTPAGGGRATTIPLSRTTTPYTLAGALEDLGNNANNLNKPQFEQALNVLTDTLHDATPELRGALDGVTSLSRTLNRRDEALQGLLAHAKSVTSVLAQRAEQVNKLVDDGNELFAALDERRAALGQLISGIDDVSAQISGFVADNRKEFGPALSKLNAVLDNLNQRRDYITEALKRLPTYATELGEVVGSGPGFNVNVYGVIPAPLLAAMFDFFYQPGKLPASLADYLRGLIQERWIIRPKSP; this comes from the coding sequence TTGTCAAATAACCCGAAGCGCGAACGCGATCCGCTGCGCACCGGCATCTTCGGTGTGGTCCTGGTGGTCTGCGTCGTGCTCATCGCGTTCGGCTATGCGAGCCTGCCGTTCTTCCCGCAGGGCAAAACGTACGAGGCGTATTTCAGCGATGCCGGCGGCATCAAGGGCGGCAACTCCGTGTATGTGTCCGGCTTCAAGGTCGGCAAGGTGCAGTCGGTCAGCCTGGCCGGCGACAGCGCGAAGGTGACCTTCAACGTCGATCGCCACGTCGTGATCGGAGACCAGTCGCTCGCCGCTATCCGCACCGACACCATCCTCGGCGAGCGCTCGATTTCGGTGACCCCGGCGGGCGGCGGCCGGGCCACCACCATCCCACTCAGCCGCACGACCACCCCGTACACGTTGGCCGGCGCGCTCGAGGACCTCGGTAACAACGCGAACAACCTGAACAAGCCGCAGTTCGAACAGGCCCTCAACGTCCTCACCGACACGCTCCACGACGCCACCCCGGAACTGCGCGGAGCCCTGGACGGCGTGACATCGCTGTCGCGCACGCTGAACCGACGCGACGAGGCATTGCAAGGCCTGCTGGCGCACGCGAAGTCGGTGACCTCGGTGTTGGCGCAGCGCGCGGAGCAGGTCAACAAGCTGGTCGACGACGGCAACGAGTTGTTCGCCGCGCTCGACGAGCGGCGGGCCGCGCTGGGCCAGTTGATCTCGGGCATCGACGACGTCTCGGCGCAGATCTCCGGGTTCGTGGCCGACAACCGCAAGGAATTCGGACCGGCCCTGTCCAAGCTGAATGCGGTGCTGGACAACCTCAACCAGCGTCGGGACTACATCACCGAGGCGCTCAAACGGCTACCGACCTATGCCACCGAGCTGGGCGAGGTGGTGGGCTCCGGACCCGGGTTCAACGTCAACGTCTATGGCGTGATCCCGGCGCCATTGCTCGCGGCGATGTTCGACTTCTTCTACCAGCCGGGCAAGCTGCCGGCCAGCCTCGCCGACTACCTGCGCGGGCTGATCCAGGAACGATGGATCATCAGGCCCAAATCGCCATGA
- a CDS encoding virulence factor Mce family protein, producing the protein MIRRISGSSGLRYATIIALIAVLVGGVYVLSSQGNNRKIVGYFASAVGLYPGDEVRILGVPVGSIDTIEPRPSDVMITMSVSKDVKIPKDAKAVIISPNLVAARFVQLTPAYTGGAVLPDGGTIDLARTAVPVEWDEVKEALTQLAVQLGPTTGSMQGPLGAAINQAADTFDGKGDSFHNALRELSQVAGRLGDSRGDIFGTVKNLQVLVNALSKSNEQIVQFAGNVASVSQVLADSSRHLDNTLGTLNKALSDIRGFLHENNSTLIDTVNQLNDFAQTLSDQSENIEQVLHVAGPGIANFYNIYDPAQGTLNGLLSIPEFANPVQFICGGSFDTAAGTRAPDYYKRAELCRERLGPVLRRLAVNYPPVMFHPLNTITAYKGQIIYDTPETKAKAATPIPQLTWIPAKGTQPPPTENPTDLQALLVPSAPQTGPAPGPPPAGAVPGPNPAFGPLPGPPPNAAPSPPAPPDQEGGG; encoded by the coding sequence ATGATCAGACGGATTTCCGGAAGCAGTGGCCTGCGCTACGCCACCATCATCGCGCTCATCGCGGTGCTGGTGGGGGGCGTGTATGTCCTGTCGTCGCAAGGCAACAACCGGAAGATCGTCGGTTACTTCGCGTCGGCCGTCGGGCTCTACCCCGGAGACGAGGTGCGCATCCTCGGGGTGCCGGTCGGTTCGATCGACACCATCGAACCGCGGCCGTCGGACGTCATGATCACCATGTCGGTGTCCAAGGACGTCAAGATCCCCAAGGACGCGAAAGCCGTCATCATCTCGCCAAACCTGGTGGCGGCCCGCTTCGTTCAGCTCACCCCCGCCTACACCGGAGGGGCTGTCCTGCCCGACGGGGGAACGATCGACCTGGCCCGCACAGCGGTGCCGGTCGAATGGGACGAGGTGAAGGAGGCGCTGACCCAGCTGGCTGTCCAGCTCGGTCCGACGACCGGATCGATGCAGGGGCCGCTCGGCGCGGCGATCAACCAGGCCGCAGACACATTCGACGGCAAGGGCGACTCGTTCCACAACGCGCTGCGCGAGCTCTCGCAGGTCGCGGGCCGGCTCGGTGATTCACGCGGCGACATCTTCGGCACGGTCAAGAACCTGCAGGTGCTGGTCAACGCGCTGTCGAAGAGCAACGAACAGATCGTGCAGTTCGCCGGGAACGTCGCCTCGGTATCGCAGGTGCTCGCCGACAGCTCGCGACATCTCGACAACACGCTCGGCACGCTGAACAAGGCGCTCTCGGACATCCGGGGCTTCCTGCACGAGAACAACTCGACGCTGATCGATACGGTCAACCAGCTCAACGACTTCGCGCAGACGCTGAGCGATCAGAGCGAGAACATCGAGCAGGTGCTGCACGTGGCCGGGCCCGGCATCGCCAACTTCTACAACATCTACGACCCGGCGCAGGGCACACTGAACGGGTTGCTGTCGATACCCGAGTTCGCCAACCCGGTGCAGTTCATCTGCGGCGGATCGTTCGATACCGCCGCCGGCACAAGGGCTCCCGACTATTACAAGCGCGCCGAGCTCTGCCGCGAGCGCCTGGGCCCGGTGCTGCGCCGGCTGGCGGTGAACTACCCGCCGGTGATGTTCCACCCACTCAACACGATCACCGCGTACAAGGGCCAGATCATCTACGACACGCCCGAGACGAAGGCCAAGGCGGCCACCCCCATCCCGCAGCTGACCTGGATTCCCGCGAAGGGCACTCAGCCGCCGCCCACCGAGAATCCGACTGACCTGCAGGCTCTGCTTGTCCCGTCGGCCCCACAAACCGGGCCAGCGCCCGGTCCGCCACCCGCCGGCGCGGTTCCCGGCCCGAACCCCGCGTTCGGGCCGTTGCCGGGGCCGCCGCCGAACGCGGCACCCAGCCCGCCCGCGCCGCCCGATCAGGAGGGCGGCGGATGA
- a CDS encoding MCE family protein, giving the protein MAASGMPSHRSMVIKVGAFTVAMLLVAAGLVIVFGDFRFGAENTYHATFTDVSKLKAGQKVRIAGVPVGAVSGIKLNQDNTIDVKFGVDRRYTLYSSTRAAIRYENLVGDRFLEITSGPGELRKLPAGGTINSQHTQPALDLDALLGGLRPVVKGLDADKVNTISSAVIQLLQGQGGALSDVLSNTSAFSTALGQRDQLIGDVIANLNSVLGTIDHKSAQFSASVDQLQQLITGLAKNKDDIAGAIPPLASTTTDLTELLKNSRRPLQGIIENTRPLATELDNRKAEVNNDVEQLGEDYLRLAALGAYGSFFNIYFCSVTIKINGPVGGDILLPLGGQVDPSKGRCAFVK; this is encoded by the coding sequence ATGGCGGCCTCGGGGATGCCGTCGCACCGCTCGATGGTGATCAAGGTCGGCGCGTTCACGGTGGCGATGCTCCTGGTCGCCGCGGGCCTGGTGATCGTCTTCGGTGACTTCCGCTTCGGCGCGGAAAACACCTACCACGCGACCTTCACCGACGTGTCCAAGCTGAAAGCCGGGCAGAAGGTCCGCATCGCGGGCGTGCCGGTCGGTGCCGTGTCCGGCATCAAGCTCAACCAGGACAACACCATTGACGTGAAGTTCGGGGTCGACCGGCGCTACACGCTGTATTCCTCGACGCGGGCGGCGATCCGGTACGAAAACCTCGTCGGCGATCGGTTCCTGGAGATCACGTCGGGGCCCGGGGAGCTACGCAAGCTCCCGGCGGGCGGCACCATCAACTCGCAGCACACCCAGCCTGCGCTGGACCTCGATGCGTTGTTGGGCGGGTTGCGACCGGTGGTGAAGGGCCTGGACGCCGACAAGGTGAACACGATCAGCAGTGCCGTCATCCAGCTGTTGCAGGGCCAGGGCGGGGCGCTGTCTGACGTGCTGTCCAACACCAGCGCCTTCTCGACGGCGCTCGGCCAGCGGGACCAACTCATCGGCGACGTGATCGCCAACCTCAACTCGGTGCTGGGCACCATCGACCACAAGAGCGCGCAGTTCTCGGCCAGCGTTGACCAACTGCAGCAGCTGATCACCGGACTGGCCAAGAACAAGGACGACATCGCGGGGGCGATCCCCCCGCTTGCGTCGACCACGACGGATCTCACGGAGCTGCTGAAGAACTCGCGACGGCCGCTCCAGGGCATCATCGAGAACACCCGCCCGCTGGCGACCGAGCTGGACAACCGCAAGGCCGAGGTGAACAACGACGTCGAGCAGCTGGGCGAGGACTACCTGCGGCTGGCCGCGCTGGGGGCCTACGGCTCCTTCTTCAACATCTATTTCTGCTCCGTGACGATCAAGATCAACGGGCCGGTGGGCGGCGACATCCTGCTCCCCCTGGGTGGCCAGGTCGATCCGAGCAAGGGGAGGTGCGCTTTTGTCAAATAA
- a CDS encoding alpha,alpha-trehalose-phosphate synthase (UDP-forming) encodes MAPAGGQQPKTSPFGNSDFVVVANRLPVDQERLPDGTTAWKRSPGGLVTALEPLLRRRRGAWVGWAGVPDDGPDDELDQDDEPIVQDDLELRPVRLSADDVRQYYEGFSNATLWPLYHDVIVKPLYHREWWERYVEVNRRFAEATSRAAAEGATVWVQDYQLQLVPKMLRELRPDLLIGFFLHIPFPPVELFMQLPWRTEIIEGLLGADLVGFHLSGGAQNFLFLSRRLIGVNTSRGSVGVRSRFGEVELADRTVRVGAFPISIDSADLDAKARHRDVRRRAREIRAELGNPRKILLGVDRLDYTKGIDVRLKAFSELLAEGRAKRDDTVLIQLATPSRERVESYQILRSEIEREVGHINGEYAEVGHPVVHYLHRPVPRDELIAFFVAADVMLVTPLRDGMNLVAKEYVACRSDLGGALVLSEFTGAAAELRTAYLVNPHDTEGVKDAIEAALNQTEEEGRRRMRSLRRQVLAHDVDRWARSFLDALAESRPDDAE; translated from the coding sequence ATGGCTCCCGCGGGCGGGCAACAACCGAAGACTTCCCCGTTCGGGAATTCGGACTTCGTCGTGGTCGCCAATCGGTTGCCCGTCGATCAGGAGCGGCTTCCCGACGGCACCACCGCATGGAAGCGCAGCCCGGGCGGGCTGGTCACCGCCCTGGAACCGCTGCTGCGCCGTCGGCGCGGGGCCTGGGTCGGCTGGGCGGGGGTCCCGGACGACGGGCCCGACGACGAACTCGACCAGGATGACGAGCCCATCGTCCAGGACGACCTGGAGCTGCGCCCGGTGCGGCTGTCCGCCGATGACGTCCGTCAGTACTACGAGGGTTTCTCCAACGCCACCCTGTGGCCGCTGTACCACGACGTCATCGTCAAACCGCTCTACCACCGCGAATGGTGGGAGCGTTACGTCGAGGTCAACCGCCGCTTCGCCGAGGCCACGTCACGTGCCGCCGCAGAGGGCGCGACGGTATGGGTGCAGGACTACCAGCTGCAACTGGTGCCCAAAATGCTCCGCGAGCTGCGGCCCGACCTGCTCATCGGGTTCTTCCTGCACATCCCGTTCCCGCCGGTGGAGCTGTTCATGCAGCTGCCGTGGCGAACCGAGATCATCGAGGGGCTGCTCGGCGCCGACCTGGTCGGGTTCCACCTGTCCGGCGGCGCCCAGAATTTCCTATTCCTGTCGCGACGGTTGATCGGCGTCAACACGTCGCGGGGATCGGTCGGTGTGCGCTCACGGTTCGGTGAGGTCGAGCTCGCGGACCGCACCGTCCGCGTGGGCGCGTTCCCGATCTCGATCGACTCGGCCGACCTCGACGCGAAGGCCCGCCACCGCGACGTGCGGCGGCGGGCCCGCGAGATCCGCGCCGAACTGGGCAACCCCCGCAAGATCCTGCTCGGCGTCGACCGACTCGACTACACCAAGGGCATCGACGTGCGACTGAAGGCCTTCTCCGAGCTGCTCGCCGAGGGTCGCGCCAAACGCGACGACACCGTCCTGATCCAGCTGGCCACCCCGAGCCGCGAACGCGTGGAGAGCTACCAGATCCTGCGCAGCGAGATCGAGCGCGAGGTGGGCCACATCAACGGCGAGTACGCCGAGGTCGGTCACCCGGTGGTGCACTACCTGCATCGCCCGGTGCCGCGCGACGAGCTCATCGCTTTCTTCGTCGCCGCCGACGTCATGCTGGTCACCCCGCTGCGCGACGGGATGAACCTGGTGGCCAAGGAGTACGTCGCCTGCCGCAGCGATCTGGGCGGCGCGCTCGTCCTGAGCGAATTCACCGGCGCCGCAGCCGAACTTCGAACGGCCTACCTGGTCAACCCGCACGACACCGAGGGCGTCAAGGATGCCATCGAGGCCGCGCTCAACCAGACCGAGGAGGAAGGCAGGCGGCGGATGCGGTCGCTGCGACGGCAGGTGCTCGCCCACGACGTGGACCGCTGGGCGCGGTCGTTCCTCGACGCGCTCGCGGAGTCGCGCCCGGACGACGCCGAATAG
- a CDS encoding virulence factor Mce family protein — MIDKLTRIQLSIFAVITAVTLALMAIFYLRLPATFGLGTYAGTADFVAGGGLYQNANVTYRGVAVGRVESVGLNPNGVTATMRLNSGTAIPSNVTATVKSVSAVGEQYIDLVPPSLPATGKLHNGFRIDRQNTRIGQDVADLLKRAETLVNSLGDTRLRELLHETFAAANGSGPELARLFESARLLVDEANANYPQISQLIDQAGPFLQAQIRAGADIKSLSDGLARFTSEVHQADPQLRSTLSIAPGAADEASTAFSGIRPTFPALAASLANLGRVGVIYHKSIEQLLVVLPALFAAITTAAGGVPQDEGAKLDFKLDLNDPPPCAVGFLPPPLMRTPADETLRELPRDMYCKVAQSDPSTVRGARNYPCQEFPGKRAPTIQLCRDPKGYVPVGRNPWRGPPVPYDTPVTNGLNVLPPNKFPYIPPGADPDPGTPIAGPPPPGVVPGPGPAPHQPAFDPPPPNDSGPPPGNPSWMPPNYPPVPPQLPYPKWLPPPAPPEGINPPPAGPGPEKPWGPPPGSQPQASGPAYTTYDQSTGAFRDPAGGTGIFAAGASGASSAENWVDLMLDPRPM; from the coding sequence ATGATCGACAAACTCACTCGGATCCAGCTTTCGATCTTCGCGGTGATCACTGCGGTCACGCTGGCCTTGATGGCCATCTTCTACCTGCGGCTGCCCGCCACGTTCGGGCTCGGAACCTACGCCGGCACTGCCGATTTCGTCGCCGGCGGCGGGCTTTATCAGAACGCCAACGTCACCTATCGCGGCGTCGCGGTGGGGCGGGTCGAGTCGGTGGGCCTCAACCCCAACGGGGTCACCGCCACGATGCGGCTGAACAGCGGCACCGCCATCCCGTCGAACGTCACCGCCACCGTCAAGAGCGTGTCGGCGGTCGGCGAGCAGTACATCGACCTGGTGCCGCCCAGCCTGCCGGCAACGGGCAAGCTGCACAACGGCTTCCGGATCGATCGGCAGAACACGCGGATCGGTCAGGACGTCGCCGACTTGCTGAAGCGGGCCGAGACGCTGGTCAACAGCCTCGGGGATACGCGCCTGCGTGAGCTGCTGCACGAGACCTTCGCCGCGGCCAACGGATCGGGTCCCGAGCTCGCCCGGCTGTTCGAGTCGGCGCGGCTGCTGGTGGACGAGGCCAACGCGAACTACCCGCAGATCTCGCAGCTGATCGACCAGGCCGGGCCGTTCCTGCAGGCGCAGATCCGCGCCGGCGCCGACATCAAGTCCCTGTCGGACGGGTTGGCGCGGTTCACCTCCGAGGTCCATCAGGCCGACCCGCAGCTGCGCTCGACACTGTCGATTGCTCCCGGCGCGGCCGACGAAGCCAGCACCGCGTTCTCCGGCATCCGACCGACGTTCCCGGCGCTGGCGGCGAGCCTGGCCAACCTCGGCCGGGTGGGCGTGATCTACCACAAGTCCATCGAGCAACTGCTGGTGGTGTTGCCGGCGCTGTTCGCCGCCATCACGACGGCCGCCGGCGGTGTGCCGCAGGACGAGGGTGCCAAGCTCGACTTCAAGCTCGACCTGAACGACCCGCCGCCGTGCGCCGTGGGCTTCCTGCCGCCGCCCTTGATGCGCACGCCGGCCGACGAGACCTTGCGGGAGCTCCCGAGGGACATGTACTGCAAGGTCGCCCAGAGCGACCCGAGCACCGTACGCGGCGCGCGCAACTATCCGTGCCAGGAATTCCCCGGCAAGCGGGCGCCCACGATTCAGCTCTGTCGCGACCCGAAGGGATATGTGCCGGTGGGCCGCAACCCGTGGCGCGGTCCGCCGGTGCCCTACGACACGCCGGTGACGAACGGGCTGAATGTGTTGCCACCGAACAAGTTCCCGTACATCCCGCCGGGCGCCGATCCGGATCCGGGCACGCCCATCGCCGGGCCGCCCCCGCCCGGCGTGGTGCCGGGGCCCGGCCCGGCGCCGCACCAGCCGGCGTTCGACCCGCCGCCGCCCAACGACAGTGGGCCCCCGCCCGGCAACCCGTCGTGGATGCCGCCTAATTATCCGCCGGTCCCACCCCAACTTCCGTATCCGAAGTGGCTGCCGCCGCCGGCCCCGCCGGAGGGGATCAATCCGCCGCCGGCGGGTCCGGGACCCGAGAAACCGTGGGGGCCGCCTCCGGGCTCGCAGCCGCAGGCCAGCGGGCCGGCCTACACCACCTACGACCAGAGCACGGGAGCGTTCAGGGACCCGGCAGGAGGCACTGGTATTTTCGCGGCCGGCGCGAGTGGCGCGTCCAGTGCCGAGAATTGGGTGGACCTGATGCTTGATCCAAGGCCTATGTAG
- a CDS encoding mammalian cell entry protein, with the protein MTDRQTTTQRVRRRASRAAGPATSEAAEAATVAVDVAPKPAVKTAAKGGKQLKPVKPPPRRRPHRALVASIAFATGLLAIGALAACVVALVGQQRHADAEQARDQRFVDTATQTVVNMFSYKQDNIDDSVNRFYNGTSGPLRGMLGANNNIENLKSLFRSTNATSEAVVNGAALEGIDSVTDNASVLVSVRVTVADIDGVNKPSMPYRLRVIVHEDESGRMTGYDLKYPDGGN; encoded by the coding sequence GTGACGGATCGACAGACGACGACGCAGCGCGTCCGTCGCCGGGCCTCCCGCGCGGCGGGCCCGGCCACGAGCGAGGCCGCCGAGGCCGCAACGGTCGCCGTCGACGTCGCGCCCAAGCCGGCGGTCAAGACCGCAGCCAAGGGCGGTAAGCAGCTCAAGCCCGTCAAGCCGCCCCCGCGCCGGCGGCCGCATCGCGCCCTCGTCGCCTCGATCGCGTTCGCCACCGGCCTGCTGGCGATCGGAGCGCTGGCCGCCTGCGTGGTCGCGCTCGTCGGCCAGCAACGGCACGCCGACGCCGAACAGGCGCGCGACCAGCGCTTCGTCGACACCGCCACGCAAACCGTGGTCAACATGTTCAGCTACAAGCAGGACAACATTGACGACAGCGTGAACCGGTTCTACAACGGCACCAGCGGCCCGCTGCGTGGGATGCTGGGCGCCAACAACAACATCGAGAACCTCAAGAGCCTGTTCCGTTCCACCAACGCGACATCCGAGGCGGTCGTCAACGGCGCCGCGCTGGAGGGCATCGACTCGGTCACCGACAACGCCTCGGTGCTGGTGTCCGTGCGCGTCACGGTCGCCGACATCGACGGGGTCAACAAGCCGTCCATGCCGTATCGGCTGCGCGTCATCGTGCACGAGGACGAGTCCGGGCGGATGACCGGCTACGACCTGAAGTACCCGGACGGGGGTAACTGA
- a CDS encoding virulence factor Mce family protein, giving the protein MSRIWLRCGVLTAAGALLAGCQFSGLNSLVMPGTAGHGGGAYSITVELPDVATLPQNSPVMVDDVTVGSVAGIAAEQRADGSFYAAVKLALNGNVDLPANATATVAQTSLLGSMHIDLARPKGKPATGKLTDGSKIPESRTGRYPTTEEVLSALGVVVNKGNVGALEEITDETYQAVAGRQDQFADLMPRLAELTGGLNQQVNDIIDAVDGLNRFSATLARDRDNLGRALDTLPDAIRVLNKNRDHIVEAFSSLKRLALVTSRVLAKTKVDFAEDLKDLYSVVKALNDNRKNFVTSLQLLLTFPFPNFGIKQAVRGDYLNVFTTFDLTLRRIGETFFTTSYALDPNMMHMSEILNPPDFLTGELANLSGQAADPFKIPPGTASGSEAQQGAAR; this is encoded by the coding sequence ATGAGCCGAATCTGGCTGCGCTGCGGCGTTTTGACGGCCGCCGGCGCGCTGCTGGCCGGTTGCCAGTTCAGCGGGCTCAACTCGCTGGTGATGCCGGGCACCGCGGGCCATGGCGGCGGTGCCTACTCGATCACCGTCGAATTGCCCGACGTGGCGACGCTGCCGCAGAACTCGCCGGTCATGGTGGACGACGTCACCGTCGGCAGCGTGGCCGGCATCGCGGCCGAGCAGCGGGCCGACGGATCCTTCTACGCCGCGGTGAAACTGGCGCTGAACGGGAATGTCGACCTGCCGGCCAACGCAACAGCGACGGTGGCCCAGACCTCGCTGCTGGGTTCGATGCACATCGACCTCGCCCGCCCGAAGGGCAAGCCTGCGACCGGCAAACTGACCGACGGTTCGAAGATCCCCGAATCGCGCACCGGCCGGTATCCCACCACCGAGGAAGTGCTCTCGGCCCTCGGCGTCGTCGTGAACAAGGGCAATGTCGGCGCGCTCGAGGAGATCACCGACGAGACCTATCAGGCCGTCGCGGGTCGGCAGGACCAGTTCGCCGACCTGATGCCGAGGCTGGCGGAGCTGACGGGCGGGCTCAACCAGCAGGTCAACGACATCATCGACGCGGTCGACGGGCTGAACCGATTCTCTGCCACGCTGGCGCGCGACCGGGACAACCTGGGCCGGGCACTGGACACGCTGCCCGATGCGATCCGGGTGCTCAACAAGAATCGCGACCACATCGTCGAGGCGTTCTCGTCTCTCAAGCGGCTGGCGCTGGTGACATCCCGCGTCCTGGCCAAGACCAAGGTGGATTTCGCCGAAGACCTCAAGGACCTGTACTCGGTCGTCAAGGCCCTCAACGACAATCGCAAGAACTTCGTCACCTCGCTGCAGCTGCTGCTGACGTTCCCGTTCCCGAACTTCGGCATCAAACAGGCCGTGCGAGGCGACTACCTCAACGTGTTCACCACGTTCGACCTCACCCTGCGCCGGATCGGTGAGACGTTCTTCACCACGTCCTACGCGCTCGATCCGAACATGATGCACATGAGCGAGATCCTGAACCCCCCCGACTTCCTGACAGGTGAACTCGCCAACCTGTCGGGGCAGGCCGCCGATCCGTTCAAGATTCCGCCCGGCACCGCCTCGGGTTCGGAAGCGCAGCAAGGGGCGGCACGATGA
- a CDS encoding mammalian cell entry protein — MRLRRWVIAVLGVLMVAGIVGLSATAGWFYWDRVVTRDEQAARAELPGLAAKRIPEVFAYDYQTVERSLADAYPLLTPDYRQEFKKSANAQIIPEAKKREVVVQANVVGVGVMSAHRDSASVMVYMNRTVTDKSRQPLYDGSRLRVDFKKIGKQWLINYITPI, encoded by the coding sequence ATGCGCTTGCGGCGCTGGGTGATCGCCGTGTTGGGCGTCCTGATGGTGGCGGGCATCGTCGGTCTGTCGGCGACCGCCGGGTGGTTCTACTGGGACCGGGTGGTGACGCGCGACGAACAAGCCGCGCGGGCGGAGTTGCCCGGGCTGGCCGCGAAGCGGATACCCGAGGTCTTCGCCTACGACTACCAGACCGTCGAACGCAGCCTCGCCGACGCGTACCCGCTGCTGACGCCCGACTATCGCCAGGAATTCAAGAAAAGCGCCAATGCGCAGATCATTCCGGAGGCGAAGAAGCGCGAGGTCGTCGTTCAGGCCAACGTCGTCGGCGTGGGAGTCATGTCGGCGCACCGGGATTCGGCGTCTGTGATGGTTTACATGAACCGCACCGTGACCGACAAGTCGCGTCAGCCGCTGTACGACGGCAGCCGCCTGCGGGTGGACTTCAAGAAGATCGGCAAGCAGTGGCTGATTAATTACATCACACCGATCTAG